From a region of the Streptacidiphilus albus JL83 genome:
- a CDS encoding IclR family transcriptional regulator has product MPEQQAAEQRRADGSQTLERGLVALRLLAEAPQGLGASEIADRLGIHRSMAYRLLTTLTRQDFAARDSAGRYRIGLSFFTLAEQVRPPLLDIAQPVLRELAGRLGATACLVVPENEHAVAVAVIEPPGSGPRFSYRVGNRDPLDRGAAGIAMLAAGPALAGEPERVGAARLAGYAVTHEEIVPGTFGIAAPIRTPGNIQSAAVNVITHSRELSERAVPLVVAAAERITRLLADPSTP; this is encoded by the coding sequence ATGCCCGAGCAGCAGGCGGCCGAGCAGCGGCGGGCCGACGGCTCGCAGACCCTGGAGCGCGGGCTGGTCGCCCTGCGGCTGCTGGCCGAGGCGCCGCAGGGGCTCGGCGCGAGCGAGATCGCCGACCGGCTGGGCATCCACCGCTCCATGGCCTACCGGCTGCTGACGACGCTGACCCGGCAGGACTTCGCCGCCCGCGACAGCGCCGGCCGCTACCGCATCGGACTGTCCTTCTTCACCCTGGCCGAGCAGGTCAGGCCCCCGCTGCTGGACATCGCCCAGCCGGTACTGCGCGAGCTGGCGGGACGGCTCGGCGCCACCGCCTGCCTGGTGGTCCCCGAGAACGAGCACGCGGTGGCCGTCGCCGTCATCGAGCCCCCGGGCTCGGGACCCCGCTTCTCCTACCGGGTCGGCAACCGCGACCCGCTCGACCGGGGAGCGGCCGGCATCGCGATGCTGGCCGCCGGACCGGCCCTCGCGGGCGAACCGGAGCGGGTCGGTGCGGCCAGGCTGGCCGGATACGCCGTCACGCACGAGGAGATCGTGCCCGGCACCTTCGGCATCGCGGCCCCGATCCGCACCCCGGGCAACATCCAGTCGGCCGCCGTCAACGTCATCACCCACAGCCGGGAGCTCTCGGAGCGGGCCGTCCCCCTGGTCGTGGCGGCGGCCGAGCGGATCACCCGCCTGCTCGCCGACCCGTCCACGCCGTAG
- a CDS encoding helix-turn-helix domain-containing protein — translation MPTVALAVTDGMLHFELALALEVFGSDLTHVVDPWYRFSLCGPGPVQVGRFRLDPDHGLDRLAHADTVIVPGWADVDRELPAELVDAVRTAHEAGARVASLCTGAFVLAAAGLLDGKRATTHWAHTRELARRHPKVTVDPDVLYVDNGDVLTSAGKSAAMDLCLHLVRLDHGSSNANRIARRLVTPPHRDGGQAQFIATPVPAPGNHPLAELLPWALQRLDEALTVEDLARQARMSSRHLGRHFKSLTGSTPLHWLHTQRIRHAQELLETTDDTVDTIATATGMGTATTLRRHFHRTVGVPPDTYRRTFRTRNGPDGPGRDRPYQV, via the coding sequence ATGCCCACTGTCGCGCTGGCCGTCACCGACGGCATGCTGCATTTCGAACTGGCCCTGGCGCTGGAGGTGTTCGGCTCGGACCTGACCCACGTCGTGGATCCCTGGTACCGCTTCTCCCTCTGCGGCCCCGGCCCCGTGCAGGTGGGCCGCTTCCGCCTCGATCCCGACCACGGGCTCGACCGCCTCGCCCACGCCGACACCGTGATCGTCCCCGGCTGGGCCGATGTCGACCGCGAGCTGCCGGCCGAACTCGTGGACGCGGTGCGCACCGCCCACGAGGCGGGCGCACGCGTGGCCTCGCTGTGCACGGGCGCCTTCGTCCTGGCGGCCGCCGGCCTGCTGGACGGCAAGCGCGCCACCACGCACTGGGCCCACACCCGGGAACTGGCCAGACGCCACCCGAAGGTCACGGTGGACCCGGACGTCCTCTACGTCGACAACGGCGACGTGCTCACCTCCGCGGGCAAGTCCGCCGCCATGGACCTGTGCCTGCACCTCGTCCGCCTCGATCACGGCTCGTCGAACGCCAACAGGATCGCCCGCCGCCTGGTCACCCCACCGCACCGCGACGGCGGCCAGGCCCAGTTCATCGCCACCCCCGTCCCCGCCCCGGGCAACCACCCGCTGGCCGAACTCCTGCCCTGGGCGCTGCAACGGCTGGACGAAGCGCTGACCGTGGAGGACCTGGCCCGCCAGGCACGGATGAGCTCGCGGCATCTGGGCCGCCACTTCAAGTCGCTGACCGGCAGCACTCCCCTGCACTGGCTCCACACCCAGCGCATCCGCCACGCCCAGGAGCTCCTGGAGACCACCGACGACACCGTCGACACCATCGCCACGGCCACCGGCATGGGCACCGCCACCACCCTGCGCCGACACTTCCACCGGACCGTCGGCGTCCCCCCGGACACCTACCGCCGGACCTTCCGCACCCGCAACGGCCCCGACGGCCCCGGCCGGGACCGCCCGTACCAGGTCTGA
- a CDS encoding glycoside hydrolase family 16 protein has product MPRFITRVRVGVIAGTVALLVAPLAGPARADLAAPSADHAQGRAAPPSVTQVRLSPETAQAGIPVSAQLTVRSSACFTAAVLGVGVRDAAGDNLDFPGELTNQRVCPQDLSLTTGTRAFPAGTYRVFGFYQDQAGRWHNLPEKTLTVTAAVPSVTQVRLSPETAQAGTPVSAQLTVRSSACFTAAVLGVGVRDAAGDNLDFPGELTNQAICPQDLSLTTGTRAFPAGTYRVFGFYQDQAGRWHNLPEKTLTVTAATGSTPFPGATSLIWSEEFNGPLSADRWNRSTSSSYRYGSYNPDDDKLDKLDPAKVTVADGAATFTATPSAFKLSGNRQAWDTGLLTTENTPEHFMVKTGDYVETRVKLPSELGAWPALWTWRDGGHEVDSFEYHTDNPNLLELTNHVKPAQHYWDSKGAAKPGEWVVIGTHYGADSVGWYINGVDVFEDHVGVGRDWSAYLILNLSLCSGTFHPGPTAKSVSFAADYVRVYR; this is encoded by the coding sequence GTGCCCCGTTTCATCACCCGCGTGCGCGTCGGCGTCATCGCGGGCACCGTCGCCCTACTCGTGGCGCCGCTGGCCGGCCCTGCCCGGGCCGACCTCGCCGCTCCGTCGGCGGACCACGCCCAGGGCCGGGCCGCGCCCCCGAGCGTGACCCAGGTGCGGTTGTCGCCCGAGACCGCGCAGGCGGGCATACCGGTCTCCGCCCAGCTGACGGTCCGTTCCTCCGCCTGCTTCACCGCGGCGGTACTCGGCGTCGGCGTACGGGACGCCGCCGGCGACAACCTGGACTTCCCAGGAGAACTGACCAACCAGCGGGTCTGTCCGCAGGACCTGAGCCTGACGACCGGGACCCGCGCCTTCCCGGCCGGAACCTACCGGGTCTTCGGCTTCTACCAGGACCAGGCCGGACGCTGGCACAACCTCCCGGAGAAGACCCTGACCGTCACCGCCGCGGTTCCCAGCGTGACCCAGGTGCGGTTGTCGCCCGAGACCGCGCAGGCGGGGACACCGGTGTCCGCCCAGCTGACGGTCCGTTCCTCCGCCTGCTTCACCGCGGCGGTACTCGGCGTCGGCGTACGGGACGCCGCCGGCGACAACCTGGACTTCCCAGGAGAACTGACCAACCAGGCGATCTGCCCGCAGGACCTCAGCCTGACGACCGGGACCCGCGCCTTCCCGGCCGGAACCTACCGGGTCTTCGGCTTCTACCAGGACCAGGCCGGACGCTGGCACAACCTCCCGGAGAAGACCCTGACCGTCACCGCCGCCACCGGCTCCACGCCGTTCCCCGGGGCGACGTCGCTGATCTGGTCCGAGGAGTTCAACGGCCCGCTCTCCGCGGACCGCTGGAACCGGTCCACCAGCAGCTCGTACCGCTACGGCAGCTACAACCCGGACGACGACAAGCTGGACAAGCTCGACCCGGCGAAGGTCACGGTCGCCGACGGCGCGGCCACCTTCACCGCCACGCCCAGCGCGTTCAAGCTCTCGGGCAACCGGCAGGCCTGGGACACCGGTCTGCTGACCACGGAGAACACCCCTGAGCACTTCATGGTCAAGACCGGCGACTACGTCGAGACCCGGGTGAAACTGCCGTCCGAACTCGGCGCCTGGCCGGCCCTGTGGACCTGGCGCGACGGCGGCCACGAGGTGGACTCCTTCGAGTACCACACGGACAACCCGAACCTGCTCGAACTGACCAACCACGTCAAGCCGGCGCAGCACTACTGGGACAGCAAGGGAGCCGCGAAGCCCGGCGAGTGGGTCGTCATCGGCACCCACTACGGCGCCGACTCGGTCGGCTGGTACATCAACGGCGTCGACGTCTTCGAGGACCACGTGGGCGTGGGACGGGACTGGTCGGCCTACCTGATCCTCAACCTGTCGCTCTGTTCGGGCACCTTCCACCCGGGTCCCACCGCCAAATCGGTGAGCTTCGCAGCGGACTACGTCCGGGTCTACCGCTGA
- the ltrA gene encoding group II intron reverse transcriptase/maturase: MSGDAPVNTGAASWPDVDSAEIAVRRMQSKLHRWATEDPGRCFDDLFNLVYDPAFLMAAWGRVSTNRGAKTAGIDKVNATMVETWVGVDAFLARLRDSLKSGEYRPVEVRQVMIPKGKSTGKFRKLGIPTITDRVVQASLKAVLEPIFEADFRPCSYGFRPKRRAHDAIAEIHYLASGSRDYHWVLECDIKACFDEINHTALMNRFRVRIKDKRICGLVKAFLKSGILTELGNREESLTGTPQGGILSPLLANIALSALDDHFDQQWNRDMGTPYRRSKRKKDGLGNWRIIRYADDFVLVVSGNRHHAEGLREEVAAVLAPLGLRLAPEKTRVVHIDEGFDFLGHNIRRQRKRGTTKHYVYTKPSKKAIASIKDKVREQTYRSTRHMELDDLLRSVNRSLAGWANFFRHGVSKAIFTAVDSHTWGRLMRWIRAKYTGKHRLGMKELRNRFCDKGWRFAHNGVVFTGASSVAVERYRYRGSDIPTPWTPRPAAATAGG, from the coding sequence ATGTCCGGAGATGCACCGGTGAATACCGGTGCCGCATCCTGGCCGGATGTAGATTCGGCCGAGATCGCGGTACGGAGGATGCAGAGCAAGTTGCACCGCTGGGCGACCGAAGATCCAGGTCGCTGTTTCGATGATCTGTTCAACCTCGTTTACGACCCGGCGTTCCTGATGGCTGCGTGGGGACGCGTGTCCACCAACAGGGGCGCCAAGACAGCAGGGATCGACAAAGTCAATGCGACCATGGTCGAGACCTGGGTCGGGGTCGATGCCTTCCTGGCCCGACTCCGGGACTCGCTGAAGTCTGGCGAGTACCGGCCGGTCGAAGTGCGGCAGGTGATGATCCCGAAAGGGAAGAGCACGGGGAAGTTCCGGAAACTCGGTATCCCCACCATCACCGACCGTGTGGTCCAGGCAAGCCTGAAGGCAGTACTTGAGCCCATTTTCGAGGCGGACTTCAGACCGTGCTCGTATGGGTTCCGCCCGAAGCGGCGTGCACACGACGCCATCGCCGAGATCCACTATCTGGCCTCTGGCTCCAGGGACTACCACTGGGTGCTGGAGTGCGACATTAAAGCCTGTTTTGACGAGATCAATCACACGGCATTGATGAATCGCTTCCGGGTAAGGATCAAGGACAAGCGTATCTGCGGGCTGGTGAAGGCGTTCCTGAAATCCGGGATCCTTACCGAACTCGGAAATCGTGAAGAGTCGCTGACGGGGACTCCACAGGGAGGGATCCTATCGCCGCTACTCGCCAATATCGCGCTGTCCGCGCTGGACGATCATTTCGACCAGCAATGGAATCGCGACATGGGGACACCGTATCGGCGATCCAAGCGCAAGAAGGACGGCCTCGGTAACTGGCGAATCATCCGCTATGCGGATGATTTCGTCCTGGTGGTCTCGGGGAACCGCCACCACGCCGAGGGCCTGCGCGAGGAGGTGGCAGCCGTACTCGCCCCGTTGGGGCTGCGGCTGGCACCGGAGAAGACCCGGGTAGTCCACATCGACGAGGGCTTTGACTTCCTCGGGCACAACATCCGCCGCCAACGGAAGCGAGGAACCACGAAGCACTACGTCTACACCAAGCCGTCCAAGAAGGCCATCGCGTCGATCAAGGACAAGGTGCGGGAGCAGACGTACAGATCGACCCGCCACATGGAGCTGGACGACCTGCTTCGCAGCGTCAACCGGAGCCTGGCGGGATGGGCGAACTTCTTCCGACACGGGGTGTCAAAGGCGATCTTCACCGCAGTCGACTCCCACACCTGGGGCCGGCTGATGCGGTGGATCCGCGCCAAGTACACAGGGAAACACCGGCTCGGGATGAAGGAACTCCGCAACCGCTTCTGTGACAAGGGGTGGCGGTTCGCCCACAACGGGGTCGTGTTCACCGGCGCATCCAGCGTCGCAGTGGAACGCTACCGCTACCGCGGAAGCGACATTCCGACCCCGTGGACCCCGAGACCAGCAGCTGCCACGGCAGGCGGCTGA
- a CDS encoding HEAT repeat domain-containing protein, giving the protein MTVALRLPADTDLHPRVLVTQACEQLGHAAVAEWCVSLLVDGIGPDDPRQPSLTWIGGAPAAAALRTGRLARPDQSHWPRVWAVRALRYAWTPEAAPAIARALADSSWRVRETAAKLATIQELAELVEQLATLTADEVARVRAAAVRGLGAMAESEHAHLIRAALDDPEPAVAAAARRALAELCHRLDREL; this is encoded by the coding sequence GTGACCGTGGCCCTTCGCCTTCCTGCCGACACAGACCTGCACCCCCGAGTGCTGGTCACTCAGGCGTGCGAGCAGTTGGGGCACGCGGCCGTGGCCGAGTGGTGCGTGTCGCTCCTGGTCGACGGCATCGGACCGGACGACCCCCGGCAGCCGTCGCTGACCTGGATCGGTGGTGCTCCCGCTGCGGCCGCGCTGCGAACGGGCCGGCTTGCCAGGCCCGACCAGAGCCACTGGCCGCGCGTGTGGGCGGTCCGGGCGCTGCGGTACGCGTGGACACCCGAGGCCGCCCCGGCGATCGCCCGGGCCCTGGCCGACTCCTCCTGGCGGGTGCGGGAGACGGCGGCGAAGCTGGCCACCATCCAGGAACTGGCCGAACTGGTCGAACAGTTGGCGACTCTGACGGCGGACGAGGTGGCCCGGGTGCGGGCCGCGGCAGTGCGTGGGCTCGGCGCCATGGCCGAGAGCGAACACGCCCACCTGATCCGCGCGGCGCTCGACGACCCCGAGCCGGCCGTGGCCGCGGCGGCCCGGAGGGCACTGGCCGAGCTGTGCCACCGTCTCGACCGGGAGCTGTGA
- a CDS encoding MBL fold metallo-hydrolase encodes MRSPARRCVGGPGRGAVPARRIIEGSDGRRVVHTPGHSPGHLVLVHEPSRTALLGDAVVQRGEPAIGPAGRLSLSGA; translated from the coding sequence GTGCGGTCCCCTGCGCGGCGGTGTGTCGGTGGGCCAGGACGCGGTGCGGTTCCAGCGCGCCGGATCATCGAGGGCTCCGACGGCCGGCGCGTCGTGCACACCCCCGGCCACTCCCCCGGCCACCTCGTGCTCGTCCACGAGCCCAGCCGCACCGCCCTGCTGGGCGACGCGGTCGTCCAGCGCGGCGAACCCGCCATCGGACCGGCTGGCCGGCTCAGCCTGAGCGGTGCTTGA
- the pip gene encoding prolyl aminopeptidase: MAALYAPTSPYDTGMLDTGDGNLVHYEQLGNPGGKPVLNVHGGPGAGTPQRPTRAWDPEYYRVVRFDQRNCGRSTPHASDPAADMSRNTTQHLIDDMERLREHLGIERWLLNGASWGSTLILAYAQQHPERVSEIIIQAVTTTRRSETDWLYRGAGRFQPEAWDRFRDGVPEDERDGDLLAAYARLMEHPDRAVRAKAAADWLAWEDAVISNEPNGVPGMYSDREVDAQIAFVRICAHYFSHGAWLEEDQLLRNAHRLAGIPAVLGHGRHDLGSPVQTAWELAKAWPDAQLHIIEDSGHAGSEALRQTMLAAVEQFKHRSG, from the coding sequence ATGGCTGCTCTCTACGCTCCGACCAGTCCCTACGACACCGGAATGCTGGACACCGGGGACGGCAACCTCGTCCACTACGAACAGCTCGGCAACCCCGGGGGCAAACCGGTCCTGAACGTCCACGGCGGGCCCGGCGCGGGCACACCGCAGCGGCCGACCAGGGCCTGGGACCCCGAGTACTACCGTGTCGTCCGCTTCGACCAGCGCAACTGCGGCCGCAGTACCCCGCACGCGAGCGACCCGGCGGCGGACATGAGCCGCAACACCACGCAGCACCTGATCGACGACATGGAGCGGCTGCGCGAGCACCTCGGCATCGAGAGGTGGCTGCTGAACGGCGCGTCCTGGGGCTCGACGCTCATCCTGGCCTATGCGCAACAGCACCCCGAGCGGGTCAGCGAGATCATCATCCAGGCGGTGACGACGACCCGGCGCAGCGAGACCGACTGGCTCTACCGGGGAGCCGGACGGTTCCAGCCCGAGGCCTGGGACCGGTTCCGCGACGGCGTCCCGGAGGACGAACGGGACGGCGACCTGCTCGCCGCCTACGCACGGCTGATGGAGCACCCCGACCGGGCGGTCCGGGCGAAGGCCGCCGCCGACTGGCTGGCCTGGGAGGACGCGGTGATCTCCAACGAGCCCAACGGCGTGCCCGGCATGTACAGCGACCGGGAGGTCGACGCGCAGATCGCGTTCGTCCGGATCTGCGCCCACTACTTCAGCCACGGCGCCTGGCTGGAGGAGGACCAACTGCTGCGCAACGCCCACCGCTTGGCCGGGATCCCGGCGGTGCTCGGCCACGGGCGGCACGACCTGGGCAGCCCGGTGCAGACGGCATGGGAGCTGGCGAAGGCGTGGCCGGACGCGCAGCTCCACATCATCGAGGACAGCGGCCACGCCGGGAGCGAGGCGCTGCGGCAGACGATGCTGGCGGCCGTCGAACAGTTCAAGCACCGCTCAGGCTGA
- a CDS encoding saccharopine dehydrogenase family protein, translating into MGSGQTVVVFGAYGHTGRFVVAELSKRGLVPLLCGRDAEKLKAMAYRSGLEARVASAEDPASLDRALAGAAAVINCAGPFASTTAPVIEAALRAGIPYLDVAAELEANLDTFEHFADRAREAGAVVVPAMAFFGGLGDLLATAAMGDWTRADSAHVAYALSHWHPTDGTRRSGAVSRERRGDHRLRYTGGGWERRTDAAPTLEWSFPEPMGPRPVVGEFTMADVVTIPSHLAIPEVTSYMTAEAVRDIAAPGTPAPTAADESGRSGQTFLVDAVVRSGDTERRAVARGQDIYAVTAPLVVEALERVLDGRTRTVGVASAGEMFDAPDFLRALSPHITLELHP; encoded by the coding sequence ATGGGATCGGGTCAGACGGTGGTGGTTTTCGGTGCGTACGGGCACACCGGACGCTTCGTGGTCGCGGAGCTGTCGAAGCGCGGGTTGGTGCCGCTGCTCTGCGGCCGTGACGCCGAGAAGCTGAAGGCCATGGCGTACCGGAGCGGGCTGGAGGCCCGGGTGGCGTCGGCGGAGGACCCGGCCTCCCTCGACCGCGCCCTGGCCGGCGCGGCGGCCGTGATCAACTGCGCGGGGCCGTTCGCCTCGACGACCGCCCCGGTGATCGAGGCGGCTCTGCGGGCAGGGATCCCGTACCTGGACGTCGCGGCCGAGCTTGAGGCCAACCTCGACACCTTCGAGCACTTCGCGGACCGGGCCCGCGAGGCGGGAGCGGTCGTCGTTCCCGCGATGGCCTTCTTCGGCGGCCTGGGCGACCTGCTGGCCACGGCGGCGATGGGCGACTGGACCAGGGCCGACTCGGCGCACGTCGCCTACGCACTGAGCCACTGGCACCCCACTGACGGGACGCGCCGGTCGGGCGCGGTCTCCCGGGAGCGGCGCGGCGACCACCGCCTGCGCTACACCGGCGGCGGGTGGGAGCGCCGCACCGACGCCGCGCCGACTCTGGAGTGGTCCTTCCCCGAGCCGATGGGCCCGCGTCCCGTGGTCGGGGAGTTCACCATGGCCGACGTCGTGACCATCCCCAGCCACCTGGCCATCCCCGAGGTGACCAGCTACATGACGGCCGAAGCGGTCCGCGACATAGCCGCCCCCGGGACGCCCGCGCCGACCGCGGCCGACGAGAGCGGCCGCTCCGGCCAGACCTTCCTCGTCGACGCCGTCGTCCGGTCGGGTGACACCGAACGACGCGCCGTCGCACGCGGTCAGGACATCTACGCCGTCACCGCGCCGCTGGTCGTGGAGGCGCTGGAGCGCGTCCTCGACGGCCGCACCCGCACGGTGGGCGTGGCCTCCGCGGGAGAGATGTTCGACGCCCCCGACTTCCTGCGCGCGCTGTCCCCGCACATCACCCTCGAACTGCACCCGTGA
- the fahA gene encoding fumarylacetoacetase produces MTAKSWVPVPEGSHFPVQNLPYGVFAPPGAEPRVGVAIGEHVLDLAAALDDDVFARPSLNAFMAQGRERWQQVRAAVTALLTDEAHRAQVEPALHRIAEVRLLLPFEVADYVDFYASEHHATNIGRMFRPDSAALTPNWKHLPIGYHGRAGTVVVSDTPVVRPNGQRQPVAGEDLPGFGPSLRLDIEAEVGFVVGVGSELGTPVPVADFEQHVFGVCLVNDWSARDIQAWEYVPLGPFLGKSFATSVSPWIVPLDALAQARTAPPARDHELRPYLRDDADWGLDLAMEVRLNGHPVSRPPFASMYWTAAQQLAHMTVNGASLRTGDLYASGTVSGPEAGQRGSLMELSWGGRDKIALPDGSVRTFLEDGDEVAITATAPGADGTVIGFGSVTGRIRPAPEVR; encoded by the coding sequence GTGACGGCCAAGAGTTGGGTGCCGGTGCCGGAGGGCTCGCACTTCCCGGTGCAGAACCTGCCCTACGGAGTCTTCGCACCGCCCGGGGCGGAGCCCCGGGTCGGTGTGGCCATCGGCGAGCACGTTCTGGACCTGGCAGCGGCCCTGGACGACGACGTGTTCGCCCGGCCGAGCCTGAACGCCTTCATGGCCCAGGGCCGCGAGCGCTGGCAGCAGGTCCGCGCCGCGGTCACCGCGCTGCTCACCGACGAGGCGCACCGGGCGCAGGTCGAGCCCGCCCTGCACCGGATCGCGGAGGTGCGGCTGCTGCTGCCGTTCGAGGTCGCCGACTACGTCGACTTCTACGCCTCGGAGCACCACGCGACCAATATCGGCCGGATGTTCCGCCCCGACTCCGCCGCGCTCACCCCCAACTGGAAGCACCTGCCCATCGGTTACCACGGCCGGGCCGGAACCGTGGTGGTCTCCGACACCCCGGTGGTGCGCCCCAACGGACAGCGGCAGCCGGTCGCGGGCGAGGACCTGCCCGGCTTCGGCCCCTCGCTGCGCCTGGACATCGAGGCCGAGGTCGGCTTCGTCGTCGGGGTCGGCTCCGAGCTGGGGACCCCGGTTCCGGTGGCCGACTTCGAGCAGCACGTCTTCGGCGTGTGCCTGGTCAACGACTGGTCCGCACGCGACATCCAGGCGTGGGAGTACGTCCCGCTCGGCCCCTTCCTGGGCAAGTCCTTCGCCACCTCGGTGTCCCCGTGGATCGTGCCGCTGGATGCGCTGGCCCAGGCCAGGACCGCCCCGCCGGCCCGTGACCACGAGCTCCGTCCCTACCTGCGGGACGACGCCGACTGGGGGCTCGACCTGGCCATGGAGGTGCGCCTCAACGGCCACCCGGTCTCCCGGCCGCCGTTCGCGAGCATGTACTGGACCGCCGCCCAGCAGCTCGCCCACATGACGGTCAACGGCGCCTCGCTGCGGACCGGTGACCTCTACGCCTCCGGCACGGTCAGCGGCCCCGAGGCCGGTCAGCGCGGCTCGCTGATGGAGCTGAGCTGGGGCGGCCGGGACAAGATCGCCCTGCCCGACGGCAGCGTCCGGACCTTCCTGGAGGACGGCGACGAGGTCGCCATCACCGCCACCGCGCCCGGCGCGGACGGCACCGTGATCGGCTTCGGCAGCGTCACCGGCCGCATCCGGCCGGCCCCCGAAGTGCGCTGA